A genomic region of Exiguobacterium sp. Helios contains the following coding sequences:
- a CDS encoding MarR family winged helix-turn-helix transcriptional regulator: MKENLREAVQLFEEVMIHGTERVLKSVDSPVWRLYSPEQLHLLKLVDKYGPIASGRIAVIQGVHKSAISNRLKKLNEHGLVEVERSEDDHRTKRIILTEAGKEVVEASDQAIYSYLEQLIDGKVDDDEIKQFIETFRKVKAILKIED, from the coding sequence ATGAAAGAAAATCTGCGGGAAGCCGTTCAATTATTTGAAGAGGTGATGATTCACGGGACAGAACGTGTCCTGAAATCAGTTGATTCACCGGTTTGGCGTCTCTATTCACCAGAACAACTCCATTTGCTGAAGCTGGTCGATAAATATGGACCGATTGCTTCCGGGCGGATTGCCGTCATTCAAGGAGTTCATAAAAGTGCGATTTCCAATCGTCTGAAAAAGTTAAATGAACACGGCCTGGTCGAAGTCGAACGTTCGGAAGATGATCACCGGACAAAACGGATTATTTTGACGGAAGCCGGGAAAGAAGTCGTCGAAGCGTCGGACCAAGCGATTTACAGTTATTTGGAACAATTGATTGATGGCAAGGTCGACGATGATGAGATCAAACAGTTCATCGAGACGTTCCGGAAAGTCAAAGCTATTTTAAAGATTGAAGATTAA
- a CDS encoding universal stress protein → MDSHYHTILVAVDGSKTADLAFEKAVQFAKLDQAKLVITHVIDIQTFANVRANQRFIDQNVTEYAQELLDKYQKRAVEEGVAEVELVIESGSPKTLIPKVIAPRVGAGLIVCGAVGMNAMERIMIGSVSENITRYAKCDIYIVRPKTLK, encoded by the coding sequence ATGGATAGCCATTATCACACGATTTTAGTAGCAGTCGACGGCTCCAAAACAGCAGACTTAGCTTTTGAAAAAGCCGTTCAGTTCGCGAAACTCGATCAAGCAAAACTCGTCATCACACATGTCATCGATATTCAAACCTTTGCGAATGTCCGTGCGAACCAGCGCTTCATCGATCAAAATGTCACGGAGTACGCCCAGGAACTCCTTGATAAATATCAAAAACGGGCGGTCGAGGAAGGCGTAGCGGAAGTTGAACTGGTCATCGAAAGCGGATCACCGAAAACATTAATCCCGAAAGTCATCGCACCGCGTGTCGGGGCAGGGCTGATTGTCTGTGGCGCTGTCGGAATGAATGCAATGGAACGAATCATGATCGGGAGTGTCTCTGAAAACATTACCCGTTATGCGAAGTGTGATATCTATATCGTTCGCCCGAAAACACTCAAGTGA
- a CDS encoding MBL fold metallo-hydrolase gives MQQFKQLTDRIWYQTPVSETDRPIVAVITGDDRSIVIDAGNSSQHAILFLDEMEKQGLGRPDLVALTHWHWDHIFGIKQMAVPTIATNRTVEEMQKMLDYEWTDEALEERIRQGIEIPFCADAIKLEFGKDREIEVILPTIRFTGELGIDLGGVTCLLRQVENDHSPGSALVYIPEERVLFLGDAMYADIFSDKWNYTVNQTTRLLDTIAEYEADYYVWSHGEAMAKDAFEQEVHVLRQIIEVTKQAEGHVSEMRRLYRDLVGRDLTTDEEETLVFFANGAKK, from the coding sequence ATGCAACAGTTTAAACAATTAACGGACCGGATCTGGTATCAAACGCCGGTCAGTGAAACGGATCGGCCGATCGTTGCCGTCATTACGGGAGACGACCGGAGTATTGTAATTGATGCCGGAAACTCAAGTCAGCACGCGATACTCTTTTTGGACGAGATGGAGAAACAGGGGCTAGGACGACCGGATCTCGTCGCATTGACGCATTGGCACTGGGATCATATTTTCGGCATAAAACAGATGGCGGTACCAACGATCGCGACGAACCGGACAGTGGAAGAAATGCAGAAAATGCTGGACTACGAATGGACGGATGAGGCACTGGAAGAACGGATCCGTCAAGGCATTGAAATTCCGTTTTGTGCGGATGCCATCAAACTGGAGTTCGGGAAGGATCGGGAGATCGAAGTCATCTTGCCGACGATTCGTTTCACGGGAGAACTTGGAATCGACCTCGGGGGCGTGACGTGTCTGTTACGGCAAGTCGAGAATGACCACTCACCAGGGAGTGCTCTTGTCTATATTCCGGAAGAACGGGTTTTATTTTTAGGAGATGCCATGTATGCGGATATTTTCTCCGACAAGTGGAATTATACGGTCAATCAAACAACGCGGTTGTTAGATACGATTGCTGAATACGAGGCGGATTATTATGTCTGGTCTCACGGCGAAGCGATGGCAAAAGACGCGTTTGAGCAAGAGGTACACGTCTTACGCCAAATCATCGAAGTGACAAAACAAGCAGAAGGACATGTATCGGAGATGCGCCGGCTGTATCGTGATCTGGTCGGACGGGACTTGACGACAGACGAAGAAGAAACACTCGTATTTTTTGCGAATGGTGCAAAAAAATAA
- a CDS encoding carbohydrate ABC transporter permease — protein sequence MNVESKKSRWVINLVLMLASIVWLFPIFVMFKESLRVNGFENYIATLQNPNFPTFVFNSFFVAFFMIIISITILAFAAFAFSKLEFAGKRLLFNMVLAGLMLPVASMIVPLFFTLRSFDGLNNHWGLIGAEVAFFLPFGLMLIKGYFDELPNELMEAAYIDGATILEVFFKVMLPLAKPALATALIYAFLNSWNEYLMVLTFMTDPAYQTVTMAPSFFKDALGGDPGKIYASLVLISLPTMVFYIFFQRFFQKGMTAGAVK from the coding sequence ATGAATGTAGAATCTAAAAAAAGCCGTTGGGTAATCAACCTCGTCCTGATGCTTGCTTCGATCGTCTGGCTGTTCCCGATCTTTGTCATGTTCAAGGAGAGCTTACGTGTCAACGGATTTGAAAACTATATCGCAACGCTGCAAAACCCGAACTTCCCGACATTCGTCTTTAACAGTTTCTTCGTCGCCTTCTTCATGATCATCATCTCGATCACGATTCTCGCGTTTGCAGCATTCGCCTTTTCGAAACTCGAATTCGCCGGAAAACGTCTGTTGTTCAACATGGTACTCGCCGGTCTGATGTTACCGGTCGCTTCGATGATTGTGCCACTGTTCTTCACGTTACGTTCGTTTGACGGTCTCAACAACCACTGGGGTTTGATCGGGGCAGAAGTTGCCTTCTTCCTCCCGTTCGGTTTAATGCTGATCAAAGGATATTTTGACGAATTACCAAACGAATTAATGGAAGCCGCGTACATTGACGGCGCAACGATCTTGGAAGTCTTCTTCAAAGTCATGTTGCCGCTCGCGAAACCGGCTCTTGCGACAGCGTTGATCTATGCGTTCCTCAACTCGTGGAATGAGTATTTGATGGTCCTGACGTTCATGACGGATCCGGCTTATCAAACGGTCACGATGGCACCAAGTTTCTTCAAAGATGCACTCGGCGGTGACCCAGGTAAAATCTATGCGTCACTCGTCTTAATCAGTTTACCGACAATGGTCTTCTATATCTTCTTCCAACGTTTCTTCCAAAAAGGAATGACGGCAGGTGCAGTAAAATAA
- a CDS encoding ROK family transcriptional regulator: MPRNSKWMRSYNRALVLRLIRMHQPISRVELAQQTKLTKPTVSNIVGELISDQLVTERELGVSNGGRKPILLELVAKEQYVIGIDATSHRFIGVIADLSGNTIHEVETMGKFDTNEELMEAVVLLCEELIEATEQVGTIHGIGISVHGMVNPETGVILFAPRFHLHDVALKEHLEQHFAYPVFIENDVRALASFELLFGEGVGVDQFFYLYAGEGIGGAYVLDGKLIDGENHITGEVGHMRLDLDGPICSCGNRGCLEALAGEKALLRDFEAIDPQVKTLTELRKRLTDGDPYAKAAYHRAGEYIGIGVLNTIHLINPKRILLGGPMFELAPSIVNQIKERVEHTALTTASRETDVKMVPWSEKQGALSAAALATNSIFRTI; this comes from the coding sequence ATGCCACGAAATTCTAAGTGGATGCGTTCCTACAATCGGGCACTGGTATTACGTTTGATTCGGATGCATCAACCGATTTCACGGGTCGAACTGGCACAACAAACAAAACTGACGAAACCGACCGTTTCGAATATCGTCGGAGAATTGATTTCGGATCAACTCGTGACAGAGCGTGAACTCGGTGTCTCAAACGGAGGACGAAAGCCAATTTTGCTTGAACTCGTGGCGAAAGAACAATATGTCATCGGGATTGATGCGACAAGTCACCGTTTCATCGGAGTCATCGCGGATTTAAGCGGAAATACGATTCACGAAGTGGAAACGATGGGGAAATTTGATACAAACGAAGAATTAATGGAGGCCGTCGTTCTGTTGTGTGAGGAACTGATTGAGGCAACGGAGCAGGTCGGAACGATTCACGGCATCGGCATATCCGTTCATGGGATGGTCAATCCGGAGACCGGAGTGATTCTGTTTGCTCCTCGTTTTCATCTCCACGATGTCGCCTTAAAGGAACATTTGGAGCAGCATTTTGCGTACCCGGTCTTCATCGAAAACGATGTCCGGGCTCTCGCTTCCTTCGAATTGTTATTCGGAGAAGGTGTCGGAGTCGATCAATTTTTCTATCTGTATGCCGGAGAAGGGATCGGGGGCGCGTATGTCCTGGACGGGAAACTGATTGACGGCGAAAATCACATTACAGGTGAGGTCGGGCATATGCGGCTTGATTTGGACGGTCCGATTTGTTCCTGCGGGAATCGGGGATGTCTCGAAGCGTTGGCTGGGGAAAAAGCGCTGTTGCGTGATTTTGAAGCCATTGACCCGCAAGTCAAAACACTGACGGAACTGAGAAAACGTCTGACGGACGGGGATCCGTATGCGAAAGCCGCGTACCACCGGGCCGGCGAATACATCGGAATCGGTGTCCTGAATACGATTCATCTGATCAATCCGAAACGTATTTTACTCGGGGGCCCGATGTTCGAACTGGCACCATCAATCGTCAATCAAATTAAAGAACGGGTCGAGCACACGGCTTTGACGACCGCTTCACGTGAAACCGACGTCAAGATGGTTCCTTGGAGTGAAAAACAAGGGGCGCTCAGCGCGGCTGCTTTGGCGACCAATAGTATTTTCCGAACGATTTAA
- a CDS encoding general stress protein codes for MGKKQLIGTYDNETDLIRQIEDLHFAGYLEEDLYIVLQDKTDMAMLRGQSAAQLVSGKRTLFERFTGKPVTEEETREAFQSLGLPEGDMERHVTSVKHGSYVLLADEEGARRPKPEPQSILESEPEGIEAERKLDHENRALENENDRML; via the coding sequence ATGGGGAAAAAGCAGTTGATCGGAACATATGATAATGAGACGGATTTGATTCGTCAGATTGAAGACTTACACTTTGCCGGATATCTGGAAGAAGACTTATACATCGTCCTGCAAGATAAAACCGATATGGCGATGTTACGCGGCCAATCGGCAGCACAGCTTGTTTCAGGGAAACGGACGTTATTCGAACGATTTACTGGAAAGCCGGTAACGGAAGAAGAAACCCGTGAAGCCTTCCAATCGTTAGGGCTGCCGGAAGGCGACATGGAACGACATGTGACAAGCGTCAAACACGGGTCTTATGTTCTGTTGGCGGATGAAGAAGGGGCAAGACGTCCTAAACCAGAACCCCAAAGTATTTTAGAGAGTGAACCGGAAGGCATTGAGGCTGAGCGGAAGCTTGACCATGAAAACCGGGCACTTGAGAACGAAAACGACCGGATGTTGTAA
- a CDS encoding carbohydrate ABC transporter permease: MQTEQQELPIKPKAETLKPAPRSNVPKKKRKGKMKQNMVGWAFVGPIVLFVVAFIYYGIFYNAYNSFFSWDGISFDKVFVGFENYAEMFRDPDFYLSLKNTFIFTILTVTIQAFIGLVLAYFLHTQGPLRTAMKSVFFFPVVLSPVVLGAAFSQIYDFQFGYINEFLRAIGLGSLEQNWLGDPDIALYSVIAINIFQWTGSSMVMYYMAMLTIEKEIFEAAKIDGAGFFRTLWSIVFPNLKGTTFTLSILGVIGGLKTFDLVWITTAGGPGSSTEFISTYLFRKSMLQQEVGFSSAVAIILLTIALLITYIQLRVQKKMDN, from the coding sequence ATGCAGACAGAGCAACAAGAATTGCCGATCAAACCAAAAGCGGAAACGCTGAAACCAGCACCCCGTTCAAACGTTCCGAAAAAGAAAAGAAAAGGCAAAATGAAGCAAAACATGGTCGGTTGGGCGTTCGTCGGACCCATCGTCCTGTTTGTCGTCGCGTTTATTTATTACGGGATTTTCTATAACGCGTATAACTCCTTCTTCTCATGGGACGGGATTTCGTTCGATAAAGTCTTCGTCGGGTTTGAAAACTACGCGGAAATGTTCCGTGATCCGGATTTCTATCTCTCGCTTAAAAACACGTTCATCTTCACGATTTTAACGGTTACGATTCAAGCCTTTATCGGTCTTGTTCTCGCGTACTTCCTGCACACACAGGGACCGTTACGGACTGCCATGAAATCGGTCTTCTTCTTCCCGGTTGTCCTGAGTCCGGTTGTACTCGGTGCCGCGTTCTCACAAATTTATGACTTCCAATTCGGTTACATCAACGAATTTCTCCGGGCAATCGGTCTCGGCAGCTTAGAACAAAACTGGCTGGGTGATCCGGATATCGCGTTGTACTCGGTCATTGCCATCAACATCTTCCAATGGACAGGTTCATCGATGGTCATGTACTACATGGCGATGCTGACAATTGAAAAAGAAATCTTTGAAGCCGCTAAAATCGATGGTGCCGGATTCTTCCGGACGCTTTGGAGTATCGTCTTCCCGAACTTAAAAGGAACGACGTTCACGTTATCGATTCTCGGTGTAATCGGTGGTCTGAAGACGTTTGACCTGGTCTGGATCACGACGGCCGGTGGCCCCGGTTCTTCAACAGAATTCATCTCGACGTACCTGTTCCGTAAATCGATGCTGCAACAAGAAGTCGGTTTTTCAAGTGCCGTTGCCATCATCTTGCTGACAATCGCTTTACTGATTACGTACATCCAGTTACGTGTTCAAAAGAAAATGGATAACTAA
- a CDS encoding MMPL family transporter → MRQIVKWRWPIVIVLLLATVGLFLAAPNLSKQAEDAGAIQLASDTDSQRAADILKAAGASEETISLVIPLKEAVTKEDRMEIGQIVKDLEKLDKPVTGVLNPFESKETEGQLISKDKKTVLVPITVDGSQEEITALAEDIRSDLLPDDRTIYLTGESLINADVNKSSQEGLKRTELITVGLIFGLLLIVFRSIVTPFVPLFAVGVTYLMSQSFVAFFVDWFGFPVSNFTQIFLVAILFGIGTDYCILLLSRYKEELTAGHDVETAIVNTYKTAGRTLLISGLAVLVGFSAIGFADFPIFKSSVAVAVGIAVLLLVLFTLVPFFMATLKEKLFWPSKNAASHQDSRLWARYGGLSIRRPLLAMAIVAVVTIPTLFTYDDDLSFNTVDEIGAKYETVKGLNAISDGFGAGESLPVNIILKDDQNIVTEKTVPYAEQLSRELVKLDGVKAVRSISRPTGDVIDDLYVDQQLKQVASGLTDAKDGLGEVGQGLQTVEGNLQTISGQLPAGDQASAGAAQLQQAADGLGQINQQLTLVGQGLQSAENIPQTVGTLTALSGQLTQIQTGIAQAATGIETQGAQAGQLGTGLTQLADGVGSANAGLGKIEDGLTEAADFLKEMGNAKTIRGTGMFIPKDTLVSKDFEPVIDRYTIDDQTGLKFEVILNDDPYSPEAIETVAAIKKTTASTLKDTPLEQAQVAYGGISSINSDLNDTSKADFSRTVVIMIISLFIVLAIMFRSLIMPLFMIGSLLLTYYTSVSIAELIFVNGLGYDGISWAVPFFGFVMLVALGIDYSIFLLDRFREETINGLETNEAMYVSMKKMGSVIITAAIILAGTFGAMMPSGVLSLVQIATIVITGLLLYGLIVLPLLIPAITVSFGPGVWWPFRQKQNKK, encoded by the coding sequence ATGCGACAAATCGTCAAATGGCGTTGGCCGATCGTAATCGTCTTGTTGCTTGCGACAGTCGGATTATTTTTAGCGGCACCAAACTTATCGAAACAAGCAGAAGATGCGGGTGCCATTCAGCTCGCGAGTGATACGGATTCACAACGGGCAGCGGATATTTTAAAAGCAGCCGGTGCAAGTGAAGAAACGATTTCGCTGGTCATTCCGCTAAAGGAAGCCGTCACGAAAGAAGACCGGATGGAAATCGGTCAAATCGTTAAAGATTTAGAGAAACTGGATAAACCGGTGACTGGAGTCCTGAATCCGTTTGAGAGTAAGGAAACGGAAGGACAACTGATTTCAAAAGACAAAAAAACAGTCCTCGTTCCGATTACCGTTGATGGTTCACAGGAAGAAATCACGGCACTCGCTGAAGATATCCGAAGTGATCTCTTACCGGATGACCGGACGATCTATCTGACGGGTGAATCACTCATCAATGCCGATGTGAACAAAAGCTCACAAGAAGGGTTAAAACGAACGGAATTAATCACAGTCGGTCTGATTTTTGGACTGTTGTTAATTGTTTTCCGTTCGATTGTCACACCATTCGTTCCATTATTTGCGGTGGGTGTCACGTATTTAATGAGTCAATCATTTGTCGCCTTTTTCGTTGATTGGTTCGGATTCCCCGTCTCGAACTTCACGCAGATTTTCCTTGTGGCGATTCTCTTTGGGATCGGGACGGATTACTGTATCCTGCTTCTGAGCCGGTACAAAGAAGAGTTGACTGCCGGACATGATGTCGAGACAGCCATCGTCAACACCTATAAAACAGCGGGACGGACTCTTCTCATCAGTGGTCTTGCCGTCCTCGTCGGCTTCTCGGCAATCGGGTTCGCTGATTTCCCGATCTTTAAATCGTCGGTCGCCGTTGCGGTCGGAATCGCAGTCTTGTTACTGGTTCTCTTTACACTGGTTCCGTTTTTCATGGCGACGTTAAAAGAGAAATTGTTCTGGCCGTCAAAAAATGCGGCGAGTCATCAAGACAGTCGTTTGTGGGCCCGGTACGGTGGATTATCGATTCGTCGTCCATTGCTTGCGATGGCAATCGTCGCTGTGGTGACGATCCCGACCCTGTTCACGTATGATGACGATCTATCGTTCAACACCGTCGATGAGATTGGTGCAAAATATGAAACGGTCAAAGGATTAAATGCCATTTCAGACGGCTTTGGTGCGGGTGAGTCGTTGCCGGTCAATATTATCCTGAAGGACGACCAAAACATCGTGACTGAAAAAACGGTTCCTTATGCAGAACAGTTGAGCCGCGAACTGGTCAAACTGGATGGCGTCAAAGCTGTCCGGTCCATCTCACGTCCGACGGGTGATGTCATTGACGATTTATATGTCGATCAACAACTTAAACAAGTTGCATCTGGTCTGACGGATGCAAAAGATGGACTCGGTGAAGTTGGTCAGGGTCTTCAGACTGTAGAAGGCAACTTACAGACTATCAGTGGTCAGCTTCCGGCCGGAGATCAAGCGTCGGCAGGAGCAGCACAGCTGCAGCAGGCCGCAGACGGTCTCGGTCAAATCAATCAACAGTTAACGCTTGTTGGTCAAGGGTTACAATCTGCGGAAAACATTCCGCAAACTGTCGGGACATTGACAGCGTTATCCGGTCAATTGACCCAAATTCAAACGGGGATCGCACAAGCGGCAACCGGGATTGAAACACAAGGTGCACAAGCCGGTCAACTCGGTACCGGATTAACCCAACTGGCGGATGGTGTCGGATCTGCCAATGCAGGGCTTGGTAAAATCGAAGATGGATTAACGGAAGCTGCCGATTTCCTGAAAGAGATGGGGAACGCCAAAACGATTCGCGGTACCGGGATGTTCATTCCAAAAGATACCTTAGTGAGTAAAGACTTCGAACCTGTCATTGACCGTTATACGATTGATGATCAAACCGGTCTGAAATTCGAAGTCATCCTGAATGATGATCCGTATTCACCGGAAGCGATCGAAACGGTCGCTGCCATCAAGAAAACGACAGCGAGCACACTGAAAGATACACCGCTTGAACAGGCACAAGTTGCTTACGGCGGTATCTCAAGCATCAACAGTGATTTAAATGATACGTCAAAAGCCGATTTCTCACGGACGGTCGTCATCATGATCATCAGTTTGTTCATCGTCCTTGCGATCATGTTCCGTTCATTGATCATGCCGCTGTTTATGATCGGTTCGCTCCTGTTGACGTACTATACGTCGGTATCGATTGCTGAACTGATCTTCGTCAACGGTCTTGGTTATGACGGCATCAGCTGGGCCGTTCCGTTCTTCGGATTCGTTATGCTCGTCGCTCTTGGTATCGATTACTCGATCTTCCTGCTCGACCGGTTCCGCGAAGAAACGATCAATGGACTCGAGACGAATGAAGCGATGTATGTTTCGATGAAGAAAATGGGATCTGTCATCATCACGGCTGCCATCATCCTTGCCGGAACGTTTGGTGCGATGATGCCGTCGGGTGTCCTGAGTCTGGTTCAGATTGCAACAATCGTTATCACGGGTCTGCTCCTGTACGGATTGATTGTCTTACCGCTCCTGATTCCAGCGATCACGGTATCGTTCGGACCGGGTGTCTGGTGGCCGTTCCGTCAAAAGCAAAATAAGAAGTAA
- a CDS encoding FusB/FusC family EF-G-binding protein, with protein sequence MEPFIQPFQYNFIRGQVDAMIQQLGTVHDPDVRDAVIYSASKKIFDLLPVLTAEQEALLMVVRTVQTETDSARYLEDIQPFVQSFPSITEQQLQQLFRKTKKLRHPPLHSIDFLKTTYLSWNDTGNKKKFFVYPLKGEWIGIEGTYLPTIQKGICTICNQYSDVTLVSARTNQSADQYRAIGNYICIDSDHCNEQVTNPTALEKLLSKMK encoded by the coding sequence ATGGAACCTTTCATTCAACCATTTCAGTACAATTTCATCCGTGGTCAGGTCGATGCGATGATTCAGCAATTGGGTACCGTCCATGATCCCGACGTCCGGGACGCCGTCATTTACAGTGCCTCTAAAAAAATCTTTGATTTGCTTCCGGTTTTGACTGCCGAACAGGAGGCGTTATTGATGGTGGTTCGAACCGTTCAAACCGAGACGGATTCCGCCCGGTACCTCGAGGATATCCAACCGTTCGTCCAATCTTTCCCGTCGATTACCGAACAGCAACTGCAGCAACTGTTTCGAAAAACGAAAAAGTTACGGCATCCGCCCCTTCACTCAATCGATTTTCTTAAGACGACCTATTTAAGTTGGAACGACACCGGGAATAAAAAGAAATTTTTTGTCTATCCTTTAAAAGGAGAATGGATTGGAATCGAAGGCACGTATCTTCCGACGATTCAAAAAGGCATCTGTACAATCTGCAATCAATATAGTGATGTCACCCTTGTCTCCGCCCGGACGAATCAATCAGCTGATCAATACCGGGCAATCGGAAATTATATTTGTATCGACAGTGACCATTGCAATGAGCAGGTGACTAATCCGACCGCTTTGGAGAAATTACTGAGTAAGATGAAATGA
- a CDS encoding ABC transporter substrate-binding protein, with protein MKFKKTKVLAAASVLTLSALLAACGGEDEKQATTKDGKTIISWWGWAPQPEAGKEVVDAFNKSQDKYVVEFKRYSEDYEKQLQVAMLSGKGPDIIGLKEPMIQQYKDRVVPVDSYMDKAAGKGWKDKFVELGIDQTTIDGKQYAVPIGFTGQAYLMYNKTMLDKYGVTPPKNYKETVDAVKKIKASGDKVIPLMLGAKDAWIDIDVYNVLSHQVAPGYIQKVLSGEAKWTDDEMVKTAQIWQDLFEKKVFQEGALGLATYNDGMNQFFDKKAAMWVIGSWEAHSMTTAEKKDKWKIKDELGFTPLPNLAGGTEQPIIASIDMALAVNKESKQQEGAAEFVAFMSQGEGQEVYMGEFEMAPGIKEVKIDSDAAFTSEGEKESYKMLNETLSKAVASRGIRDTKLNDILGKELQNIATGQNPKEALQRVQDAADQSKK; from the coding sequence ATGAAATTCAAAAAAACAAAAGTTCTCGCAGCTGCATCAGTTCTGACATTATCGGCACTTCTCGCAGCTTGTGGCGGCGAAGATGAAAAACAAGCCACAACCAAAGACGGAAAAACGATCATTTCCTGGTGGGGTTGGGCACCTCAGCCTGAAGCTGGTAAGGAAGTCGTCGATGCCTTCAATAAATCACAAGACAAATACGTCGTCGAATTCAAACGGTACAGTGAAGATTACGAAAAGCAACTTCAAGTCGCGATGTTATCTGGTAAGGGACCAGACATCATCGGCTTAAAAGAACCAATGATTCAACAATACAAAGACCGTGTCGTACCGGTCGATTCTTACATGGATAAAGCAGCCGGCAAAGGATGGAAAGATAAATTCGTTGAGCTCGGAATTGATCAAACGACGATTGACGGCAAACAATATGCAGTTCCAATCGGCTTTACGGGTCAAGCCTACTTGATGTACAACAAAACGATGCTTGATAAATACGGCGTGACGCCACCGAAAAACTACAAAGAAACAGTCGATGCTGTCAAAAAGATCAAAGCGTCCGGTGATAAAGTCATTCCGTTGATGCTCGGAGCAAAAGATGCCTGGATCGATATCGATGTCTACAACGTCTTAAGCCACCAGGTAGCACCGGGTTACATCCAAAAAGTCTTATCTGGCGAAGCGAAATGGACAGACGACGAGATGGTCAAGACAGCGCAAATCTGGCAAGATCTGTTTGAAAAGAAAGTCTTCCAAGAAGGTGCACTCGGACTTGCGACATACAATGACGGGATGAACCAGTTCTTCGATAAAAAAGCAGCGATGTGGGTCATCGGTTCATGGGAAGCGCACTCGATGACGACAGCTGAGAAAAAAGACAAATGGAAAATCAAAGATGAGCTTGGCTTCACACCACTTCCAAACCTTGCAGGTGGAACAGAACAACCAATCATCGCATCAATCGACATGGCGCTTGCCGTCAACAAAGAATCAAAACAACAAGAAGGTGCAGCTGAGTTCGTTGCCTTCATGAGCCAAGGTGAAGGACAGGAAGTCTACATGGGCGAGTTCGAAATGGCACCGGGAATCAAAGAGGTCAAAATTGATTCAGATGCAGCCTTCACATCCGAAGGGGAAAAAGAGTCGTACAAAATGCTGAACGAAACACTTTCTAAAGCTGTAGCAAGCCGTGGTATCCGTGATACAAAACTTAACGATATCCTCGGTAAGGAACTTCAAAACATCGCGACGGGTCAAAATCCGAAAGAAGCACTCCAACGTGTTCAGGATGCAGCCGATCAATCGAAAAAATAA